In Microbacterium terrisoli, the genomic stretch TCCCACCGGCGATGGGTGTTCGCTTCACCGAGCAGCCGCCACACGGCCGGGGTCAGCGGGGGATAGTCGAACGCGATCTGGCGCAGAACCCGGTAGTGTCGCGCGGCGGTGGGTCGCACGCCGCCGTTCGCGGCGATGTTCTCGGCGCGCAGAGTGAAGACGACGAGCTCATCCACTGAAGGCAGGTCTTCCATGAAGTCCCACGGATCTTCACCCTCGCGCAGTCGCTCGTCCACGAGCACGGCAAGCTCATCGGCTGCCTCGGCGCGCAGCAGTTCGAGACTTGCGCGCCGCCTGGGCGCCACTTCTTCGGTCTCTGACTTCGCCACCCGTCCAGCCTAAACGACCATCCGTCGTCCTTGGCCAGACGTGCCGGCTTCAGGCGCCGTAGGTGGACTCACCCAGCTCCGCGAGGATGCGGTTCAGATCCTGGATTGTCGCAAAATCAATCGTGACCTGGCCTTTTCTTACACCCAGATTCACTCTCACCTTGGTGTTAAGTCGGTCGCCGAGTCGCTCTGCGACCTCGTCAAGGTATGCCTTGCGCGCGCCTGCCTTGGGCGCGGTCGGACGCGGGGCCGCAGCATCTGTCGCCTTCGCCGCGGCCTCCGCCGCACGCACCGAGAGATCCTCATTGACGATCTTGTCGGCCAGCTTCTGCATCGACTCGGCGTCATCGAGCGAGAGGATGGCGCGGGCATGTCCGGCGGTCAGCACTCCCGCGGCAACCCGCTGCTGCACCGGCACCGGGAGTTTGAGCAGGCGGATCGTGTTGCTGATCTGCGGGCGCGACCGACCGATGCGGGTGGCCAGCTCCTCCTGCGTGATGCCGAAGTCCTCGAGCAGCTGCTGGTAAGCGGATGCCTCTTCAAGTGGATTCAGCTCGGAGCGGTGCAGGTTCTCCAGCAGCGCGTCGCGCAGCAGGTTCTCATCCGCGGTGTCGCGCAGAATCGCGGGGATCGACTCCAAGCCGGCTTCGCGCGCAGCCCGCATGCGACGCTCACCCATGATGAGCTCATACGCTCCATCCGAGTTGCGTCGCACGACCACCGGCTGCAGCACCCCGAACTCGCGGACCGAGTGGACCAGCTCAGCGAGGTCCTCCGCATCGAAGACCGTGCGCGGCTGTCGCGGGTTGGGAACGATGTCGTGCGGGCTGATGCGCACGAGCCGTGCGCCGGGCACGGCGACCAGGTCCGGCTCGGCAGCGGAGCCGCTGTCACGGGCGAGTTCAGCGGCTTCGGCGTCGATGTCCGGCACGATCGTCGTGACCGTCCGCGACCCGCCGGGGAAGAAGACGTCGACCGGGCGCTCCTGAGTGGCCTCGGACGTGGGGATCAGTGCACCGATGCCTCGCCCCAGTCCCGTGCGCTTCGCTGCCATCAGGCATCTCCTTCTTTCACTGCATCTGCTTTCGCTGCATCTCGTTGAATCATCTCGACTGCCGCCTCGCGGTACGCGATGGCTCCCGCTGACTGTCCGTCATACGCGATGACCGTCTGACCGAAGCTCGGTGCCTCTGACACCCGCACCGAGCGCGGGATCACGGTTTCGAGCACTTGCGCCGAAAAGTGCGTGCGCACCTCTTCGGCGACCTGCTGCGCAAGACGTGTGCGGCCGTCGTACATGGTGAGGATGATCGTCGAGACATGCAGCCGTGGGTTGAGGTGCTTCTGGATCATCCCGACATTGCCCAGCAGCTGGCTCAAGCCCTCGAGTGCGTAGTACTCGGTCTGGATGGGGATCATCACCTCATGCGCTGCCGTGAAGGCGTTGATCGTCAACAGACCCAGTGATGGGGGACAGTCGATGATCACGAAGTCGGGCTTGATCGCCACGGACTCGAGATGGACCTCCAGCGCCGTGCGCAGCCGGTGTTCGCGCGCGACCTGCGAGACCAGTTCGATCTCGGCGCCGGCCAGGTGGATGGTGCTGGGAGCGCACTCGAGCAGCTCGGATTCGGGACTGGTCTGGATGATGCTCGCCAAGGGAAGCTCATCGATCAGTACGTCGTACACGCTCGGCACATCCGCGCTGTGGGGGATGCCCAGCGCCGTGGACGCATTCCCTTGCGGGTCCATGTCGATCACCAGCACACGGGCACCCACCGATGCCAGCGCTGCGGCGATATTGACCGCCGTCGTCGTCTTGCCGACACCGCCCTTTTGATTCGAGATCGTGATGATCCGAGTACGCCCAGTGAGCGTGACGGTCTTCTCGTCAAGCGCCTTCCGACGTGCGGTCAGATCCGCAAGCTCACGGGCGATAGGACTGTCACCGAGGGGGCTCAAGGTCGTCGTGTCCGAGTCCTCGGCTTGTTTCACGTGAAACACACTCCCTGTTCGTGCGGCGTCCTGCCACCCAAGTCTAAGCGGGGCCGCCCCCACGCTCGGCACGCCATGCAAGGGTGACGAACAACGATGTGGCATTTCGTCATCGATGCGGGAGGCGTGGGGTTGGACACGACGGCGCGACGCCTGTCCGTGTGCGGATATCGCCCCGGGACCGCGGGAATGGACGAATCTCGGTCGTCACCGGCCGCCCGCTTCAGCACGTTTCACGTGAAACATCGACCGGATAGCCTGCAGCCTGACGACGCCTGCGTTCGGCGGCACGTGAGCCCTGCACCCCGCAAAGGAATCGAGCGTGGATCGGATCAGGGACGTGGACGTACGGAGCTCTCCCGTGCAACGATGCCGAAGCTCGCATGGGGCGGGTGCGGGCGCTGCCGCCGTGCGCCGCGTCCACTCTCGTGCTCTCGAGGCGAATCTCCACGACGCCACCGCGGCAACTGGCCGGGCGATCTGTGCAGCGATCCGGCAGAAGGTGTCGTTTCACGTGAAACACCGAGTGGATCTGCCGGTCGCGCCCACACGCCGGTCGCCCGGTCTGGTCGCCGCTAGTCGCCGACAGCGCACTGATCCGTACACGCGGTTCCCCGTGTTTCACGTGACGGCGACGGGATCGATCTCTGCGCGCCCGTGGTCATGTTCCACGTGAAACGGCCGCGACGGGCTGGATCTCTGCGCGCGCAATCGTCGAGATGTCACTCCACCTGACCTGGTTACCGGAACGGCCGTAGCTGCCACGTCCGCAACCGTCGGCGCTTGCGATGCCGGCCGGAGGAGCGCGTCCGTCAGCCCGACCACGACGGACCCACACGCACTCGTGCACACTCCGACACCGCGAATGTGCTGCGGACACTCTGTCCGCTCCCGGTGGTGGCCGCCGCTCACGGTGGCGGTTGCCGCTCCCGGGCGCAAGGGCAATCAACGGTCTCCACGTGTGGGCGCCCCTCGGTGTTTCACGTGAAACATCGAAGGTCCGGGCCACGCCACGTGCGACGTGGCGCCGCCCGACCGCAGCACCACGGAAAGTCAGCGCCCAGGGCTCCCGGCCGCGGACTCCATCGCAGTGGCGCGTGTCGTCCTTCTACGCCGCGAACAGCCCCCGATGTCTTCATTCAGCACCGTGATCTACGTGCTGAATCGGCGGTCGAATGCCGCCACCATCTGCCCTGCAGGCGCCCACCGTCCGCCGGCACACAGCCAACGTCGTAGGCGATCCCACGGATCCCGGCGCGCTGCACATCGGGCGCCCGGAAACAGTCGTGCCGAGGACGGCCGACACGGGGAACGAGTCCACAACTCCGTCGTGCGGCCCAACGTGGCAAGTCGACACCGAGAGGATGGCCATCTCCACTGCGTTGATTGCCGGAGCGGATCACAACCGACAACAGCGCTGTGCGCACACTCGCCAACGGGACTCCCAGGGATACGACATCGGGAGAGCGTTCGGCGACTGGTCCGCCACGCATCCGCGCCGGACGCGGGTCCGGCGCGACGTGGGCCCACCGCCAGTACCGCACACCCCGTGCGTGCACACGCCCCTCAACCTTGAGAACGTCGCGCGGTCTTCCGCAATATCGACGCGAGGTTCCACTTCAGCGAGTCTGGGCACGTGCAGGACGTTTCACGTGAAACGTCGACGCGCGCAAGCCAACCGGAAGCAGGTGCCTGATTCACTGCGGCACACGTGCACACATGCACACGCCACACAGCCAGTGCCGCCGTCAGCATCCGGTGCAAGCCAAGCCCAGGTTCCGCCGACGCCGGTTCCATCACCCCCGGCGCTGTTTCACGTGAAACATCCACCCGACGCGCGGGCCCCGCGCACAATCGGCGCACACCGAATGCCTCGCAGGCCGGCAGCCGCGACATCCCGAGTCAGGCGCGGACGCGAGCCCTGATCACGCGCGAAGGTTCTGGCAAGACATCCTCACCGACGACCTCGACGCGCACCTCCGACAGGCGGAACTTCTTGATCTGTTTCGCTGCGGCATCGATCTCAGCCGGAGCGCTGGCGCCCTTGAGCAGCACCAGTTCGCCGCCGTCACGGACAAGCGGGGCAGTCAGCGGGATGAGCGTTCGCAGGGCACTGACCGCCCGCGCGGTCACCGCATCCATCACGGCTCCGGGCTTCCACTCCTCGGCTCGCGCGCGAACGACCTCGACATTGTCAAGTCCGAGTGAGCTCTTCTGCTCTTCGAGCCATGCCACGCGACGTTCCATCGGCTCGATCAGCGTCCATTCGACATCCGGGCGTGCGATCGCCAGCACCACACCAGGCAAGCCCGCGCCAGACCCGACGTCGGCCACGCGGCCAGAGAACAGGGGACCGATGATCGCACTGTTGAGGATGTGCCGAGTCCACAGGCGTGGGCGCTCCAGCGGACCGATCAGGCCACGCTCCTCGCCATGGTCCGACAATGCCTGCGCGAACAACCGCGCGAGCTCGATCCGCGCACCGAAGATCTGAGCAGCCTCGACCGGCTCCCGCTCGGTGGAAGTGTCTGCGTTCGTCATCGTTTCACGTGAAACATCACGCGCGACGAATGACCGTGTGGCGGTCAGAACCTTCGCCATAGGATTCCGACACCAAACCCCGCTCGGCGACGATGTCATGCACAAGCTTGCGTTCATAGCTCGACATCGCCGGCAGCGATGCCTGGGTGGCCCCTTCATCCAGCCGCTCCACGGCGCGATCCACCAGGCGAGCGAGCTCGACCTGACGCGCATCGCGAGAGCCGCCGATGTCCAGGATCAGACGCGAGAAGCGCCCGGTCTGGTTCTGCACGGCCAACCGCGTCAGCTCCTGGACAGCCTGAACGGTGTCCGGTTCGGACAGCCTGAACGGTGTCCGGTTCGGACAGCAGGGAAAGCGCGTCAGCCCCTTCTTCCTCGATAGAGACGTACGCGCGACCGTTGCGTACGTCGAGAGCGAGATCACCGTCGACATCCACGATGTCGAGAAGGCCTTCGAGGAAGTCAGCGGCGATGTCGCCTTCCTCCTCGAGCTCCGCGATCGTGGGCGCGCCGTCGGCGGGGGAGTGGGTGGTCGACATGGGCCGATCTCCGTTCAGTGTCAGGCAGTCGTTCAGGATCCGGATCGTGGGCCGTCGGCAGGCTTGCTCGGC encodes the following:
- the rsmG gene encoding 16S rRNA (guanine(527)-N(7))-methyltransferase RsmG translates to MTNADTSTEREPVEAAQIFGARIELARLFAQALSDHGEERGLIGPLERPRLWTRHILNSAIIGPLFSGRVADVGSGAGLPGVVLAIARPDVEWTLIEPMERRVAWLEEQKSSLGLDNVEVVRARAEEWKPGAVMDAVTARAVSALRTLIPLTAPLVRDGGELVLLKGASAPAEIDAAAKQIKKFRLSEVRVEVVGEDVLPEPSRVIRARVRA
- a CDS encoding tryptophan synthase subunit alpha, with product MAKSETEEVAPRRRASLELLRAEAADELAVLVDERLREGEDPWDFMEDLPSVDELVVFTLRAENIAANGGVRPTAARHYRVLRQIAFDYPPLTPAVWRLLGEANTHRRWDAVVQVEAS
- a CDS encoding ParA family protein: MFHVKQAEDSDTTTLSPLGDSPIARELADLTARRKALDEKTVTLTGRTRIITISNQKGGVGKTTTAVNIAAALASVGARVLVIDMDPQGNASTALGIPHSADVPSVYDVLIDELPLASIIQTSPESELLECAPSTIHLAGAEIELVSQVAREHRLRTALEVHLESVAIKPDFVIIDCPPSLGLLTINAFTAAHEVMIPIQTEYYALEGLSQLLGNVGMIQKHLNPRLHVSTIILTMYDGRTRLAQQVAEEVRTHFSAQVLETVIPRSVRVSEAPSFGQTVIAYDGQSAGAIAYREAAVEMIQRDAAKADAVKEGDA
- a CDS encoding ParB/RepB/Spo0J family partition protein, which translates into the protein MAAKRTGLGRGIGALIPTSEATQERPVDVFFPGGSRTVTTIVPDIDAEAAELARDSGSAAEPDLVAVPGARLVRISPHDIVPNPRQPRTVFDAEDLAELVHSVREFGVLQPVVVRRNSDGAYELIMGERRMRAAREAGLESIPAILRDTADENLLRDALLENLHRSELNPLEEASAYQQLLEDFGITQEELATRIGRSRPQISNTIRLLKLPVPVQQRVAAGVLTAGHARAILSLDDAESMQKLADKIVNEDLSVRAAEAAAKATDAAAPRPTAPKAGARKAYLDEVAERLGDRLNTKVRVNLGVRKGQVTIDFATIQDLNRILAELGESTYGA